In one window of Cydia fagiglandana chromosome 10, ilCydFagi1.1, whole genome shotgun sequence DNA:
- the LOC134668149 gene encoding histidine-rich glycoprotein-like, with translation MGLHISPMPPPHAMPCGPHCGTYCAPHCYHRRPPPPPHHHPPHHPPPPPHHHHPPPPPHHHQPPPHHHPPPPPHHHHPPPPPFHHPPHHHGPPHHWR, from the exons ATGGGGTTGCATATTTCAC CTATGCCGCCGCCTCACGCAATGCCCTGTGGGCCGCATTGCGGTACTTACTGCGCGCCGCACTGCTATCACCGccgaccgccgccgccgccacacCATCATCCGCCACACCACCCTCCGCCGCCGCCGCATCATCACCATCCACCGCCGCCACCTCATCACCATCAGCCACCACCTCATCACCACCCGCCACCACcccctcatcatcatcacccgCCGCCGCCACCGTTCCATCACCCACCGCACCACCACGGGCCGCCGCATCACTGGCGATAG